The Cutaneotrichosporon cavernicola HIS019 DNA, chromosome: 5 DNA segment TTGCCGACGTAGACGGTTGTGTTGTACTCTGGCGTCTGGGAGACGACCTGCTCGAACGGCAGCTGGCCCGCAAAGCTGTTGCCCATGGGCGGCGCACCGCCCATGAGCGTGCGGCTTCCACCCGTCTGCGTCTTCTGGTTCGCCCAGTTGACACGGATTGCGCGCGAGCCGAGCCACTCGCCGTTCATCGTTGCGATCGCCTTCTCGGCATCGACCTTGTCCCTGGTTgtcagcctcggcctcaacaACACATCGGCCTACACGGGCCGTCCATCAGAtggggcggcggcacggCGCGTGTACACGTCACTCGTCCGCCCACACCGCCTTGCTGGCTACTCACCGGAACGACAGGAAGCCGTAGCCCCTGCTCTTGCCCGAGTTCATGTCCCACATGACGCGCGCCTCAGACATGGTCGGGAACTGGTGGAACGCCTTGCCGAGCACATCGTCGTTGACCTCGGGGCTCAGGTCGCCCACGAATACATGGAAGTGATGCTGCGTGTCCTCGCGGTTTCCCTGCCCCTGGTACGCCCAGTTGACACGGATCTCTGCGTCGAAGATCTTGCGGCCATTGAGCGTGCCCAGAGCTTGTTCGGCGCTGCGCATGTCCGTGTACTCGACAAAACCATAGTTGTACCCGCCATGCTGGAAGTTGCGGTCCTGGATAATCTTTGCCGATacgacgtcgccggcgACTTGGAAGATCTCGGCCAGCATCTGATCGGTCACACGGGGGCTAAGGTTGCCAATGTAGAGATGCGGCTTCTTTGGCGCCTCGGCTGCTTGGCCTGGGGTCACGCCATAGGGCGCAAAGGCGGTAGACATGGGAACGGGAATGGGAAACTAGGTCGTTtgggttggtggtggggatggGTCCGTGGGTTTCTCAGTCGCTTGAGCTCGGTTGCGTTTTGGCTTTGCTGATGTTGGGAGGATAGTGTCGTTTAGAGTGGGTGGGTGATGGTTTGATTGCGTTGATAAGGCGAACACGAGAGCCCGAAACGGAGAGAGAAGAGTCGACGAGAAAGAAAACGAAAAGAGCCCGGGACGATGCGCGATGATCTAGAGATGAGatgaagagagagagagagagagagagagatagaaagagagagaaaAGCAGACGAGACaagaggaggcggagaatGAACGCGCTGACCTCTTGAGATTCCGAGAGGCTGACAACCGCATGGCGAGCGACCTTCCCCTCTCTAACCCTGGACATATTGGGTACCTGTTTTACAGGTGGATTTGATTTTGAGACGCGTCACCACCAACATTGCTGCCCACCTTGCCAATCCAACTCCCAAGTACTGCGCAGCATGCGCAGACCAGCTTGCGCTCGATTTACTATCTACACACCATTCAAGCCGCACCCGtccccaacctcgcccCTCCAAGTGTACGCCAAAGTACGCCAAGCCCATGCATTTGCACATGAAAACTCCGCGCTCAATGCCCTGGAATGTGACGCCTCAAACAGCGTTCGTGACTATTTATGGTTACCTATGCGAAAGCGCCTCCTATTAGTACGCCGTTTAGTGGTCGATGATGGAAAGGTTGCCCGTGATGAGCTTGttctcgaggtcggtgcCGTCGGGAATCATAATCTTGTTGCCCTCGGTCGCAACAATGATGCACGTGCCGGCCAGGCGGACGCGCTTGCCGAACCACACGTCGCCAGAGACCGTAAGGTGGTCAAGCTCAGTGATGCTGGGGATCGACTTGAACCGCTTCTCAAAGTTCTGCACGTCAGCTTGTGGGAATGGGACGTTCTGCGCGAAACACTGGGACTTACCGCAACCTTCTTGAACTGGTCACCGAGCTTAACGACAGGGGTGCCGCCGAACTCGCGCGACTTGTCCATAGTAAGGACACCGTGCTGGAGGTTGTACAGCCCCGACTTGATGAGGAGAAGGTCGGAGCACGACTTGACGGGCAGGAAACGCGAACGTGGGACGTTGATACCGATGGCCGAGTCGAAATGCTTGATAGCGGCACCAATGGCCGTCTCAAGCTGGATGACGGCCTCACCCTTGTCCGTAACCTTGTTGTTGACAATGAtctcgaggttgagctcgtcgttgtcgacaACGCGCTTGATCGCCTTCAAAGAGCACCAGATGTTGTTGGTGTTGAAGATCTTGAACTTGCGCGTCGAGCAGAACTCGTCGAGATGGTCCTTGGGGACCTGGGCAACCTCGAGAAGACGGGGCTTGCCCTCGTAGTCGATGATGGTACCACCCTTGatgtcggccttggtcttgTCGGTGACCTCCATGACGTACTCAGCCTGGGCGTCGATCATGGTCTGGAAGAtgttgaggtcgacgatAGCGCCGAGGTTGTCAACGTTGGAGATGAAGATGTACTCCGTGCCGGCGGCAAGcagctggtcgaggagacCAGAGTTGTTGAGGGCGTCGTAAATGTCACCGTGTCCAGGAGGGTACCAGTTGGCCTTGTCCGagttggcgtcggcggggCAGGGAAGGAGCGACTCCTTGTTGACACGAGGGTAGCGCGACTGGTTGAAGGTGAGGATGTTGATGTTGTGGTTCTGGTACTTCTGGATGATGCGAGCAgtgtcgtcgtccgtgTTGAACGAGTTCATGAGGATGAAGGGGACGTTGACGTTGTACTTCTCGTTGAGGTGCTCGATCTGGCGGAccgagaggtcgaggaaggtcaTGCCCTCGCGGACCTCGATGACCGACTTGGGGCCAACGCAGCCCATGGTGGTGCCGAGACCACCGTTAAGCTTGAGGACGGCAAGCTTGTTGAGGATGGAAgggtcgaccttgtcgaggaccttgTAGGGCCGAACCTGCTCGGGCTTGGGGGGCTGGATCTTCTCCCAGTCGCTGATGAgtcagctcgagctcctcgcgagagacggcgacgcgcttGGGAGCACCTTGTCAAGCAGAACCATCGCCAATATGCCATTTAATAGCAATAGGTGCCTCACACGGTGCCAAGCGTCTCCAGCCGTCGCGGGTCGCGCGGGCGGTGCAACGCGTGTCGCTACCAACACGTGTGCAAGGCGTTGGCACATCTAGGCGGTGCCACTTATCGCCCCATGCACGCCCTCAAGACATGAATCCACTTACatcttctcgcccttggccttgtcggtGAGGTAGCggttgaagaggaggaagaacgACTCCATCTCGGCGTTGAACATCTGTCCTGTCAGCAACTTGTTCCCGAGAGATGCGCGAGCGGAGGCGTTGCTGCCACGACACGCCGACATTGAGTGTGTGTCGGCATATCCATTCCAGAGCCCACACACACCGCCAGTCATATGCAGAATGCCAGCCGCATCGGGCGCGTGACTACCCTCCCTCTGCGAAGCGAGGGCAGCCAGCACTCGTTGCACCAGGGTGCAACGCAGCTGGGAAGAGAAATACgcaccttcttcttcgcggGCTCAGTGACGCCATGGACCATGCGGTTAAGCTCGTTGCGcatggccttggcggccacACCAGTCGTCGCCGACTTGAAGTCCTGGTAGTCTTAGCATGACGTTCTCTCAAAGGTcgcgaggtgctcgacgtTTGGTGAGGTGGGGTGAATTGTGAGCACGTCCTATGACGTGTCAGGTTGGTTGGAGGTACTTACGATGGACGAGtggccgcgctggcgctgaGCCGACTGCTGAGCGGTGAGGGTTGCCATTGTAAAGAAAGTTTTGTATAAGGAGGAAAGAGGAGAAAGTAGTCTGATGAAGGTGATTAAGAAGGAAAGAGTTGTAAAGGAAGATGTGCCCCAACGGAGGTGATGAGCAGCTGGAAGTGGGTACGGAGGAGGTGAGAGTTAGAGTGGTGGGACCCAAGGCAAGGTGTCATCATAATTGGGGGTTAGGGTCAGACTGCCACCTGGCCGCCTGGCCGCCTGGTAGCACAGCAGCCGCTCAGCCGCTCACTTAGCTTGACCGCCGCAACAAACCCCCATCCTTCCCAGCCGTGCCAGGGGTTAGGTTCAGGGAAAAAGGGAGAGGTCGGCGCGTTGAGCGAGTGggtccgcctcgcccagcgGAACCGCCACCCCGGTACCCCGATACATCCAGCGGCGTACAGCAGCTGTCAGATATGCCAGCCAGAAGGGGTAGGTTTTACCGGAAGGGCCAGGTCATTACACAGTTGTTCGCACTCAAACTCGCGCCCTTACTCTCAAATTCAAGGTTCAGGATGAGGCCTCACCGCGCGCACCGCGATCATCAACGTTTATCACAATCTCGGGTCCCCAATCGCGTGGTAGTTGGCAGCACCCTCCAGAGATCCAGAACGCTCACATCGCACTCGGACCTCGGACACGTTGCCATCGCACAACATAGCACGGCACGTAACGGTGCACTTCGTGTTCGGTACCTTCGGTTGGCAAGCCGTATATTcgatggggaggggagaaAAAAAATCAACACGGCCCGATGTCCCGATGTCCGGACATTGTGATTTTGTGTAGGTGCTGCAGAAGTGCTAGAAGTGGATGGGGATATTCAACCCCAGGTCAAAGCAAGCGACAGGCAACAGGCGCCAGGCTCTACCCTAGGTCGCGGCATGCCTGGCAGACCATGCAGACCAGGAGTAGACCGGGGATCgcggacaaggagaaggatcGTCGCAATCAGGCACAATCGAGCCGCCCACTGCCGCCGCACTTGAGCCCAACCTGCACGTGCTGAACGCTTCCTTGCccatggccatggccaCATTGGCCAAATTATCCAATTGCCCACCTTTGGGCTCTTGAGAGGTTGGGCCGTAGGCTTCGGGGGTGGGGTGACCAAACAGCAATGCACCGTGTCAAAGAATGACCGGCAGAATCGCCGTGGGCTGTCAAGTCGCCTGCACAGCTGCACGTCGATATTTTCAAAGGCTTGTTTCGTTCAAGTTTCCTTCGAGCGGATATTGAAACCCGCTCTCATATTAACCCCGACTCGTGGCCATTTACCCCACAGATAAACCTTCTGAATCAACTTGTTCttggccgcgcgccgccattCCGCAATCTCGAGCAAACCCTTCTCGATCTTCCCCCCGGCTGGGCCCGGCTCAGGTTACGTTACAAATGTACAAGATGCATGTTGGGTGATGCAAGTCCACGGCACGCGCTGGCACACGGACACTATAACTCGACTCTTTCCGCCACCCTCAGCCATGATGAATCACAGCCTGGCCAACGTGCGAGCGAACACATCTGATCTAGTTTGTCTACCCGCACTTCCAGTGGCAaatgtcgccgtcgacaaTCTCGTAAGGCTTGCCCTGCTGGCGCAACTTGCCGGCCCCCTTGACAGCCGACTCGGTGCCGTATTCCTTGAGGTCGTCAAACGACATGATCTCACCACATACAAACTTGTTCTCAAAGTCCGAGTGGATGACACCGGCGGCCTGCGGCGCCTTGATACCCTTGCGCACAGTCCACGCGCGGACCTCCTCTGGGCCACAGGTGAAGTAGCggatgaggttgagcgACGAGTAACCGGATGTGGTAATCCTGCCTAGGGCCGAAGGGTTCTTcttgccgaggccaagcttgtcaccctcctccgcggcttcctcctcgctcagcGACACGAgacgctcctcgagcgcaacCGAGAAGGGGATGAGCATGTCTCCCGGGTTGTTCTCGTCGATCCACGCCTTGATCTTGGGCAGCCACTTGTTCTTTTTCCGGACAAAGTCGCGCTccgagaggttgaggaggtagGTGATGGGCTTTGCCGTGAGGAGGTGAAGACTGTTGATGACCTCAACCTGTAGAATCTGTCAGCATTTTCACACTCATGTGCaagtggagatggaggcaGTGAAAGGAAATCAGTAAAAGGAAACTTCTCATGTGTATAACGGGGCGTTACTCCCacatcgacgagctgggtTTGTAGAGCGTATCGCTCGTTCTCATCCGGTAGAaaggggttgggaggggtTATTCAAAACTCACCTCCTTGTTGGTCCAGGTGCCCTTACGGACGTCGCGGTTGTCCTCAGCAACGTGCTTGAGGACACGCTCAACGGTcgcaagctcctccttcttggccttgtccgCAAGCGAAACGTTGCCGCACGAGCGCACAATCTTGCGGTGACGCTcaacctccttctcgagccACTCGATGTCCTTGAGACGGAGCTCGGTCGAGATGATCTCCATGTCACGGATGGGGTTgacctcaccctcgacgtggatgacctcggcgtcgtcgaacACGCGAACCATCTGGAAGATGCCGTCGACAGCACGGACGTGCGACAGGAAGGCGTTACCAAGACCCGCACCCGTCGAAGCACCAGCAGTCAGACCGGCAATGTCAATGCAGGTAAGGAACGCAGGGACAACGGACTTGGGCTTGTAGACCTCACAAAGCCAGGTGAAGCGCTCATCGGGGACGGGGATACGGGCCTCCTCGGGGTCGATAGTGGCGTAGGGGAAGTTGGCGGCCTTGCCGAGGTCAGTCTTGGAAAGGGTGTTGAAGAACGACGATTTGCCGACGTTGGGGACGCCGACAATACCAATCTGGTGCACGTCAGTAGTTGAACCAAAAATTCCACTTGCACCAAGCATCAAAGCATACCTTCAGGTTGTTTCCCGgacggccgaggatgaccttcttctcctcaacgaccttcttcttgggtggcatcttcttcttgaAGCTAGGGGAGGTAGTGTGAAAGGGGCGAAGGTGGGACGAGCTCTGACCAaccaaggacgagctgtATGCAGTGGTAGGAAGTTGGAGGAGCGCGCGTGGAGCGACGTGAACGTTTTTAAGTGTTGAGTGATGGAGAGCTGTGCGTGTTGCAGAGCGTGCGAtgcgggggaggggcaTGCACACTTGCGTCGATGGACTGAAAGTTGCAAGACTATTTCGCCAGAGTTTTTACTCTGGCAGTCAAGCCGCCAGGTGCGAGGGTTTATGCAGGGTTAGGCCTCCAACTCGTGGTCATTTTTGGCCATTCTTTTTCATTTAATAATCCCAAGCAGcatcacctccaccttgtcTGCAACCAGTTGGCGATCGGTTCGATTGCCCACTGCGCTTCAGCCATGCTGACCCAGGCCTTGGACGCTTGGACATGCGATCCTGCAATCCTACCATTGTCACCATGGCGTAGCGTTGAGCGCTCAACTTgtcccctcccctcctcatctgCCAGCCTCCATGGGGTATCCTGACTCTCTGAAGCGATTGACTCTGTTCTTGAGACGCACCT contains these protein-coding regions:
- a CDS encoding uncharacterized protein (Hydrolyzes ATP, and can also hydrolyze GTP with lower efficiency. Has lower affinity for GTP): MPPKKKVVEEKKVILGRPGNNLKIGIVGVPNVGKSSFFNTLSKTDLGKAANFPYATIDPEEARIPVPDERFTWLCEVYKPKSVVPAFLTCIDIAGLTAGASTGAGLGNAFLSHVRAVDGIFQMVRVFDDAEVIHVEGEVNPIRDMEIISTELRLKDIEWLEKEVERHRKIVRSCGNVSLADKAKKEELATVERVLKHVAEDNRDVRKGTWTNKEVEVINSLHLLTAKPITYLLNLSERDFVRKKNKWLPKIKAWIDENNPGDMLIPFSVALEERLVSLSEEEAAEEGDKLGLGKKNPSALGRITTSGYSSLNLIRYFTCGPEEVRAWTVRKGIKAPQAAGVIHSDFENKFVCGEIMSFDDLKEYGTESAVKGAGKLRQQGKPYEIVDGDICHWKCG
- the PUB1 gene encoding uncharacterized protein (RNA recognition motif. (a.k.a. RRM, RBD, or RNP domain)) — translated: MSTAFAPYGVTPGQAAEAPKKPHLYIGNLSPRVTDQMLAEIFQVAGDVVSAKIIQDRNFQHGGYNYGFVEYTDMRSAEQALGTLNGRKIFDAEIRVNWAYQGQGNREDTQHHFHVFVGDLSPEVNDDVLGKAFHQFPTMSEARVMWDMNSGKSRGYGFLSFRDKVDAEKAIATMNGEWLGSRAIRVNWANQKTQTGGSRTLMGGAPPMGNSFAGQLPFEQVVSQTPEYNTTVYVGNLIPYTTQADLLPIFQAYGYIVEIRMQADRGFAFVKLDSHQNAAMAITQLQNHLVHGRPIKCSWGKDRQTEAPGFMMYHQTNIQYPGWPGYGGIPGQPGSHPVGTGAPEVNGNGNGWDAASAHAAPPFFPQVQGWGGFYGQEGVPVVPTPPQQPTPPNGHPSA
- the UGP1 gene encoding uncharacterized protein (UTP--glucose-1-phosphate uridylyltransferase) gives rise to the protein MATLTAQQSAQRQRGHSSIDFKSATTGVAAKAMRNELNRMVHGVTEPAKKKMFNAEMESFFLLFNRYLTDKAKGEKIDWEKIQPPKPEQVRPYKVLDKVDPSILNKLAVLKLNGGLGTTMGCVGPKSVIEVREGMTFLDLSVRQIEHLNEKYNVNVPFILMNSFNTDDDTARIIQKYQNHNINILTFNQSRYPRVNKESLLPCPADANSDKANWYPPGHGDIYDALNNSGLLDQLLAAGTEYIFISNVDNLGAIVDLNIFQTMIDAQAEYVMEVTDKTKADIKGGTIIDYEGKPRLLEVAQVPKDHLDEFCSTRKFKIFNTNNIWCSLKAIKRVVDNDELNLEIIVNNKVTDKGEAVIQLETAIGAAIKHFDSAIGINVPRSRFLPVKSCSDLLLIKSGLYNLQHGVLTMDKSREFGGTPVVKLGDQFKKVANFEKRFKSIPSITELDHLTVSGDVWFGKRVRLAGTCIIVATEGNKIMIPDGTDLENKLITGNLSIIDH